The Serratia rhizosphaerae genome has a segment encoding these proteins:
- a CDS encoding DNA translocase FtsK 4TM domain-containing protein yields MSQEYTEDKEVTLKKLSSGRRLLEAALIVVAIFAVYLMAALVSFNPSDPSWSQTAWHEPIHNLGGGVGAWLADTLFFTFGVLAYAIPPIALILCWVAYRQRDTRDYIDYFALSLRLIGTLALVLTSCGLAALNVDDLYYFASGGVIGSLLSNAMLPWFNGIGATLALLCVWAAGLTLFTGWSWLVIAEKIGGAVLGIATFMTNRSRRDDRYRDDEDDLYAETPENDGKGAAAAASAAAAAHTADADDVLFSAPSVKESAQPSADADETADPLLSGLRANDDDEVADVANAATNAAAPASEEISPAAPAAATSSETAAPVAPVAPATPAAAPAVTTAPAAPASVNQHPMSAQPEDNAPPLYSFEIPEETPVPKTPRPAEVQQGDDEPRLGDWNRATAPQQPAASPFDFSAASAESGHNNAVPDVTDGASSSVAAAKPAMDAAAAAAAAAAAANTFMPAFSATSEGNTQVKQGIGPELPRPNPVRIPTRRELASYGIKLPSQRMAEQEQRKQTAEPAPNNAAVNPQDDEAMQEEALRQAFAAQQNQRYGADYQHDHVDPVANAADDEDALQEEALRKAFAEQQQARYGAAPQPEAPVTPQPVETNNAFSFSPVNDLVDNGPDEPLFTLSPHEEPAAPSPYDGSVAQPPHEQPYQTQQQAYQQPQAPESQGQQQPYHGQQQAQQPYQQPQQQSAQPAAPQQPAMDSLIHPFLMRNDQPLEKPTTPLPTLELLTEAPKDIEPVDTFALEQKARLVEASLADYRVKAEVVDILPGPVITRFELDLAPGVKAARISNLSRDLARSLSTPAVRVVEVIPGKPYVGLELPNAKRQTVYLREVLDCPAFRDNPSPLSIVLGKDISGEPVVADLGKMPHLLVAGTTGSGKSVGVNAMILSILYKATPKDVRFIMIDPKMLELSVYEGIPHLLTDVVTDMKDAANALRWCVAEMERRYKLMSALGVRNIAGYNERVDQAEAMGRPIPDPFWKPTDSMDITPPVLEKEPYIVVMVDEFADLIMTVGKKVEELIARLAQKARAAGIHLVLATQRPSVDVITGLIKANIPTRIAFTVSSKIDSRTILDQGGAESLLGMGDMLYLAPNSSIPVRVHGAFVRDQEVHAVVKDWKARERPQYKEGIISGGDDGEGGGGLDGDEELDPLFDQAVEFVVDKRRASISGVQRQFRIGYNRAARIIEQMEAQGIVSEQGHNGNREVLAPPRHE; encoded by the coding sequence TTGAGCCAGGAATACACAGAAGATAAAGAAGTTACCTTGAAGAAACTCAGCAGTGGCCGTCGGTTGCTGGAAGCTGCGTTGATCGTGGTGGCGATTTTTGCCGTTTACCTCATGGCTGCGCTGGTCAGCTTCAACCCGTCTGATCCCAGCTGGTCGCAGACGGCGTGGCATGAGCCGATTCATAATCTTGGCGGCGGCGTGGGCGCCTGGCTGGCCGATACGCTGTTCTTCACCTTCGGGGTGCTCGCTTACGCGATCCCGCCGATCGCGCTGATCTTGTGCTGGGTTGCCTACCGGCAGCGCGATACCCGCGACTATATTGACTATTTTGCGCTTTCACTGCGCCTGATCGGCACGCTGGCGCTGGTGCTCACCTCGTGCGGGCTGGCGGCGCTGAATGTCGACGATCTCTATTACTTTGCCTCCGGCGGCGTGATCGGCAGCCTGCTGAGCAACGCGATGCTGCCGTGGTTCAACGGCATCGGCGCGACGCTGGCGCTGCTGTGCGTGTGGGCCGCGGGCCTGACGCTATTTACCGGCTGGTCATGGCTGGTGATTGCCGAGAAGATCGGCGGGGCCGTATTGGGCATCGCCACCTTTATGACCAACCGTTCGCGCCGTGACGATCGCTATCGTGACGATGAAGACGACTTGTACGCCGAAACGCCGGAAAACGACGGCAAGGGCGCAGCGGCCGCCGCCAGCGCAGCAGCTGCCGCGCATACGGCCGATGCCGATGACGTGCTGTTCAGCGCGCCTTCCGTAAAAGAGAGCGCTCAGCCGTCTGCCGATGCCGATGAAACGGCGGATCCGCTGCTCAGCGGCCTGCGAGCTAATGACGACGATGAGGTCGCGGACGTGGCTAACGCGGCGACCAACGCTGCTGCGCCGGCGTCTGAAGAGATTTCGCCGGCCGCACCGGCCGCTGCTACTTCCTCAGAGACTGCGGCTCCAGTGGCTCCAGTGGCTCCGGCGACGCCGGCAGCTGCGCCTGCGGTGACGACGGCGCCAGCCGCGCCGGCCTCCGTGAATCAGCATCCGATGAGTGCGCAGCCGGAAGATAACGCGCCGCCGCTGTACTCGTTTGAAATTCCTGAAGAGACGCCGGTGCCGAAAACCCCGCGTCCGGCAGAGGTTCAGCAGGGCGATGATGAGCCGCGTCTGGGGGACTGGAACCGGGCAACGGCGCCTCAGCAGCCTGCCGCCTCGCCGTTTGATTTCTCGGCGGCGTCGGCAGAGAGCGGGCACAATAATGCAGTTCCGGACGTGACTGACGGGGCTTCATCATCCGTCGCCGCTGCCAAACCTGCAATGGATGCCGCCGCTGCTGCGGCAGCAGCCGCCGCCGCGGCTAATACGTTTATGCCGGCGTTCAGCGCCACCAGTGAAGGCAATACCCAGGTAAAACAGGGTATTGGCCCTGAGCTGCCGCGCCCTAATCCGGTGCGTATCCCGACGCGTCGCGAGCTGGCTTCTTACGGTATCAAACTGCCTTCGCAGCGGATGGCAGAACAGGAGCAGCGCAAGCAGACTGCAGAACCTGCGCCGAATAACGCCGCCGTGAACCCTCAGGATGACGAGGCGATGCAGGAAGAAGCGCTGCGTCAGGCGTTCGCCGCACAGCAGAACCAGCGTTACGGCGCGGATTATCAGCATGACCATGTCGATCCTGTCGCGAACGCCGCTGATGACGAGGATGCTCTGCAGGAAGAGGCATTGCGCAAGGCGTTCGCCGAGCAGCAGCAGGCGCGCTACGGTGCGGCTCCGCAGCCGGAAGCGCCGGTTACCCCGCAGCCGGTAGAAACCAACAACGCCTTCAGCTTCTCGCCGGTCAATGATCTGGTGGATAACGGCCCTGATGAGCCGCTGTTCACCCTGTCGCCGCATGAAGAGCCCGCCGCGCCGTCGCCGTATGACGGCAGCGTGGCGCAGCCGCCGCATGAGCAGCCCTACCAGACTCAGCAGCAGGCTTATCAACAGCCTCAGGCGCCGGAATCTCAGGGTCAGCAGCAGCCTTATCACGGTCAGCAGCAAGCTCAGCAACCGTATCAGCAGCCGCAGCAGCAATCGGCTCAACCGGCCGCGCCGCAGCAGCCGGCAATGGACAGCCTGATTCACCCGTTCCTGATGCGTAACGATCAGCCGCTGGAGAAACCGACCACGCCGCTGCCGACGCTGGAACTGCTGACCGAAGCGCCGAAAGATATTGAGCCGGTGGATACGTTCGCGCTGGAACAGAAGGCGCGTTTGGTGGAAGCCAGCCTGGCGGATTACCGCGTGAAGGCCGAGGTGGTGGATATTCTGCCGGGGCCGGTAATCACCCGTTTTGAACTGGATCTGGCGCCGGGCGTGAAGGCCGCGCGTATTTCCAACCTGTCGCGTGACCTGGCGCGTTCGCTGTCAACGCCGGCGGTGCGCGTGGTGGAAGTCATTCCGGGCAAGCCGTATGTCGGTCTGGAACTGCCGAATGCCAAGCGGCAGACGGTTTATCTGCGTGAAGTGCTGGACTGCCCGGCATTCCGCGATAACCCGTCGCCGCTGTCCATCGTACTGGGCAAGGATATCTCCGGCGAGCCGGTGGTGGCCGATCTGGGCAAAATGCCGCACCTGCTGGTGGCCGGTACCACCGGTTCCGGTAAGTCGGTCGGCGTTAACGCCATGATTCTGAGCATTTTGTATAAAGCCACGCCGAAAGACGTACGCTTTATCATGATCGATCCGAAAATGCTGGAGCTGTCGGTTTACGAAGGTATTCCGCACCTGTTGACCGACGTGGTGACCGACATGAAAGATGCGGCCAATGCGTTGCGCTGGTGCGTAGCGGAAATGGAGCGTCGCTATAAGCTGATGTCCGCGCTGGGCGTACGTAACATTGCCGGTTATAACGAGCGCGTCGACCAGGCGGAAGCCATGGGACGTCCGATTCCGGATCCGTTCTGGAAACCAACGGACAGCATGGATATTACGCCGCCGGTACTGGAGAAAGAGCCGTATATCGTGGTGATGGTCGACGAGTTTGCCGACCTGATTATGACCGTCGGTAAAAAGGTCGAAGAACTGATCGCCCGACTGGCGCAGAAAGCGCGTGCGGCGGGGATTCACCTGGTTCTGGCGACTCAGCGTCCGTCGGTGGATGTGATCACCGGCCTGATCAAGGCCAACATCCCGACGCGTATCGCCTTTACCGTATCGAGCAAGATCGACTCCCGCACCATTCTCGATCAGGGCGGCGCGGAGTCGCTGCTGGGGATGGGCGATATGCTGTACCTGGCGCCGAACTCGTCGATTCCGGTGCGTGTGCACGGCGCCTTTGTGCGCGATCAGGAAGTGCATGCGGTGGTCAAGGATTGGAAAGCGCGTGAGCGGCCGCAATATAAGGAAGGTATTATCAGCGGCGGCGACGATGGCGAAGGCGGCGGCGGTCTTGACGGTGACGAAGAGCTGGATCCGCTGTTCGATCAGGCGGTCGAGTTCGTGGTGGATAAGCGCCGCGCCTCAATTTCCGGCGTACAGCGTCAGTTCCGCATCGGCTACAACCGCGCGGCGCGCATCATCGAGCAGATGGAAGCGCAGGGGATCGTCAGCGAGCAGGGGCATAACGGCAACCGTGAGGTGCTGGCTCCGCCGCGGCACGAATGA
- the lrp gene encoding leucine-responsive transcriptional regulator Lrp: MADNKKRPGKDLDRIDRNILNELQKDGRISNVELSKRVGLSPTPCLERVRRLERQGFIHGYTALLNPHYLDASLLVFVEITLNRGAPDVFEQFNSAVQKLEEIQECHLVSGDFDYLLKTRVPDMSAYRKLLGETLLRLPGVNDTRTYVVMEEVKQSNRLVIKTR; this comes from the coding sequence ATGGCAGACAATAAGAAACGCCCGGGTAAAGATCTTGACCGTATCGACCGCAACATCCTCAATGAGTTACAGAAGGATGGGCGTATTTCGAACGTTGAGCTTTCTAAGCGCGTGGGGTTATCCCCAACGCCATGCTTGGAACGCGTACGTCGTCTTGAGCGTCAGGGGTTCATTCATGGCTATACTGCATTGCTGAACCCGCACTATCTGGATGCATCACTGCTGGTTTTCGTGGAAATCACGCTGAACCGCGGCGCGCCAGATGTGTTCGAGCAATTTAACTCGGCAGTACAGAAGCTTGAAGAGATTCAGGAGTGTCATCTGGTGTCCGGTGATTTCGACTATCTGTTGAAAACCCGCGTGCCGGATATGTCAGCTTACCGTAAGCTGCTTGGCGAAACCTTACTGCGTTTGCCGGGGGTCAACGACACCCGCACCTACGTGGTGATGGAAGAAGTGAAACAGAGTAACCGTCTGGTTATCAAAACACGGTAA
- the trxB gene encoding thioredoxin-disulfide reductase, with protein sequence MGTAKHSKLLILGSGPAGYTAAVYAARANLQPVLITGVEQGGQLTTTTDVENWPGDANDLTGPALMERMREHAEKFQTEIVFDHINGVDLQQRPFRLTGDSGEYTCDALIIATGASARYLGLPSEEAFKGKGVSACATCDGFFYRNQKVAVVGGGNTAVEEALYLSNIAAEVHLIHRRDSFRSEKILIDRLMEKVKNGNIVLHTDHQLDEVLGDEMGVTAVRIRSTKQENETQELAVAGVFIAIGHSPNTAIFGDQLALENGYIKVQSGIHGNATQTSIPGVFAAGDVMDHIYRQAITSAGTGCMAALDAERYLDGIAQAEVC encoded by the coding sequence ATGGGCACGGCTAAACATAGCAAGTTATTGATTCTGGGCTCCGGCCCGGCGGGCTACACCGCAGCGGTGTACGCCGCGCGTGCAAACCTGCAGCCGGTGTTGATTACCGGCGTAGAGCAAGGCGGTCAGTTGACCACCACGACCGACGTGGAGAACTGGCCGGGCGACGCCAACGACCTGACCGGCCCGGCGCTGATGGAACGTATGCGCGAGCATGCGGAAAAATTCCAGACCGAGATCGTCTTCGACCATATCAACGGCGTTGATTTGCAACAGCGTCCGTTCCGCCTGACCGGCGACAGCGGCGAGTACACCTGCGACGCGCTGATTATTGCTACCGGCGCCTCCGCACGCTATCTGGGTCTGCCAAGCGAAGAAGCCTTCAAGGGCAAAGGCGTTTCCGCCTGCGCAACCTGTGACGGCTTCTTCTACCGCAACCAGAAAGTCGCCGTGGTCGGCGGCGGCAACACCGCCGTTGAAGAAGCGCTGTATCTGTCCAACATCGCCGCGGAAGTGCATCTGATCCACCGCCGCGACAGCTTCCGTTCAGAGAAAATTCTGATCGACCGGCTGATGGAGAAAGTGAAAAACGGCAACATCGTGCTGCATACCGATCATCAGCTCGACGAAGTGCTGGGTGATGAAATGGGCGTTACCGCCGTACGCATCCGCAGCACCAAGCAGGAAAACGAAACGCAGGAGCTGGCCGTTGCCGGCGTATTTATCGCCATCGGCCACAGCCCGAACACCGCCATCTTCGGCGATCAGCTGGCGCTGGAAAACGGTTATATCAAGGTGCAGTCCGGTATTCACGGCAATGCGACCCAGACCAGCATTCCGGGCGTGTTCGCCGCCGGCGACGTGATGGACCATATCTATCGCCAGGCGATTACCTCTGCCGGCACCGGCTGTATGGCGGCGCTGGATGCCGAGCGTTATCTCGACGGCATCGCACAGGCGGAAGTCTGCTGA
- the cydD gene encoding heme ABC transporter permease/ATP-binding protein CydD, producing the protein MKKTRQHQLTQWLKTQSTLAKRWLRLSMLLGLCSGLLIVAQAWLLASLLHALIIDHTPREQLTSSFIWLAAAFVLRALLSWLRERVGFIGGQVLRREIRRQVLDKLQQLGPAWVQGKPAGSWATIIVEQIEDMQDYYSRYLPQMYLAVFIPLLILIAVFPINWAAGLILLATAPLIPLFMALVGMGAADANRRNFVALARLSGSFLDRLRGLDTLRLFHRGQAETAQIARSSEDFRRRTMEVLRMAFLSSAVLEFFASLSIAVVAVYFGFSYLGDLNFGSYGLGVTLFSGFLVLVLAPEFFQPLRDLGAFYHAKAQAVGAAEALETFLNAEGEQIGQGTLTLDDAIPLTLAADRLEILSPQGVVLAGPLTFTLPANQRIALVGLSGAGKSSLLNLLLGFLPYRGSLTVNGNELRELNAENWRQQLGWVGQNPHLPAQTLRDNILLGNPQADEPQLLQAVEQAYVSEFLPQLPQGLQTELGDSAARLSVGQAQRVAVARALISPRRLLLLDEPAASLDAHSERLVMQALDAASRRQTTLLVTHQLEDTEDFDQIWVMDNGKIVQQGDYASLSAQPGLFATLIAHRSGEL; encoded by the coding sequence ATGAAAAAAACCAGACAGCACCAGTTGACCCAATGGCTTAAAACGCAAAGCACGCTGGCCAAGCGGTGGTTGCGCCTTTCCATGCTGCTGGGGTTGTGCAGCGGCCTGTTAATCGTAGCGCAGGCCTGGCTGCTGGCTTCACTGCTCCATGCCTTAATCATCGACCATACGCCCCGCGAACAGCTGACCTCATCATTTATCTGGCTGGCCGCCGCTTTTGTCCTGCGCGCGCTGCTCAGCTGGCTGCGGGAACGGGTGGGTTTTATTGGCGGCCAGGTGCTGCGGCGGGAAATACGCCGGCAGGTGCTGGACAAACTGCAACAGCTTGGCCCGGCCTGGGTGCAGGGTAAACCGGCCGGCAGTTGGGCGACGATAATCGTCGAACAGATTGAAGATATGCAGGATTATTACTCGCGCTACCTGCCGCAAATGTATCTGGCGGTGTTTATCCCGCTGCTGATCCTGATCGCCGTTTTTCCGATTAACTGGGCCGCCGGGCTGATCCTGCTGGCGACCGCGCCGTTAATCCCGCTGTTTATGGCGCTGGTCGGCATGGGCGCCGCCGATGCCAACCGCCGTAACTTTGTCGCGCTAGCGCGCTTGAGCGGCAGCTTCCTTGACCGGCTGCGCGGGCTGGACACCCTGCGCCTGTTCCACCGCGGGCAGGCGGAAACCGCGCAGATCGCCCGCTCCTCCGAAGACTTCCGCCGCCGCACCATGGAAGTGCTGCGCATGGCGTTTCTCTCCTCTGCGGTACTGGAATTTTTCGCCTCCCTGTCAATCGCCGTGGTCGCAGTCTATTTTGGCTTCTCTTATCTGGGGGATCTGAACTTCGGCAGTTACGGCCTCGGCGTGACGCTGTTTTCCGGCTTTTTGGTGCTGGTGCTCGCGCCGGAATTTTTCCAGCCGCTGCGCGATCTGGGCGCGTTTTACCACGCCAAGGCGCAGGCGGTCGGCGCCGCAGAGGCGTTGGAAACCTTCCTCAATGCAGAAGGCGAACAGATCGGTCAGGGCACACTGACGCTGGACGATGCAATCCCGCTCACGCTGGCCGCCGATCGGTTGGAAATTCTGTCGCCGCAGGGCGTCGTACTGGCAGGGCCGCTGACCTTCACCCTGCCCGCCAATCAGCGCATCGCGCTGGTAGGCCTCAGCGGCGCGGGCAAAAGTTCGTTGCTGAATTTGCTGCTGGGGTTCCTGCCCTACCGCGGCTCCCTGACGGTAAACGGCAACGAACTGCGCGAACTGAACGCTGAAAACTGGCGGCAACAGCTGGGCTGGGTCGGGCAAAACCCGCATCTGCCGGCGCAAACGCTGCGCGACAATATTCTGCTCGGCAATCCGCAGGCCGATGAACCGCAATTACTGCAGGCGGTGGAACAGGCTTACGTCAGCGAGTTCTTGCCGCAGTTGCCACAGGGGCTGCAGACGGAGCTTGGCGACAGCGCCGCCCGCCTATCGGTCGGCCAGGCGCAGCGGGTGGCCGTCGCCCGCGCGTTAATCAGCCCGCGTCGGCTGCTGCTGCTGGATGAGCCGGCCGCCAGCCTGGACGCCCACAGCGAGCGTCTGGTGATGCAGGCGCTGGATGCCGCGTCACGGCGCCAAACTACCCTGCTGGTCACCCACCAGCTGGAAGATACCGAGGATTTCGACCAGATTTGGGTCATGGATAACGGAAAGATCGTTCAACAGGGCGACTACGCCAGCCTGAGCGCCCAGCCGGGGCTGTTCGCCACCTTAATCGCACACCGCAGCGGGGAGCTATAA
- the aat gene encoding leucyl/phenylalanyl-tRNA--protein transferase, giving the protein MRIVKLSPHSVAFPSAEGALRDPNGLLAIGGDLSAPRLLAAYQRGIFPWYSPGEAILWWSPDPRAVLYPAERHISRSFKRFLRANPFRITLNHDFAAVIAACAERPQDGTWIGPEVQRAYLHLHRLGYAHSVEVWQDDALVGGMYGVAQGALFCGESMFSRVTNASKCALMAFCRHFAAFGGELIDCQVLNAHTASLGAREISRRSFLQQLSELQRRPLAAECWAAQVIPPQQV; this is encoded by the coding sequence ATGCGCATAGTGAAACTGTCGCCGCACTCCGTCGCCTTCCCTTCAGCGGAGGGCGCGCTGCGCGATCCTAACGGCCTGCTGGCGATTGGCGGCGATCTGAGCGCGCCACGCCTGCTGGCCGCTTACCAGCGCGGCATTTTCCCCTGGTATTCGCCGGGCGAGGCGATCTTGTGGTGGTCGCCGGATCCGCGCGCGGTGTTATACCCGGCCGAGCGCCATATCAGCCGCAGCTTCAAACGCTTCCTGCGCGCCAACCCGTTCCGCATTACGCTGAACCATGACTTCGCCGCGGTGATTGCCGCCTGCGCCGAACGGCCGCAGGACGGCACCTGGATCGGCCCGGAGGTACAGCGCGCCTATCTGCATCTGCACCGTCTGGGCTACGCCCATTCGGTCGAGGTTTGGCAAGATGACGCACTGGTCGGCGGCATGTATGGCGTCGCTCAGGGCGCGCTGTTCTGCGGCGAGTCAATGTTCAGCCGCGTCACCAACGCCTCAAAATGCGCGCTGATGGCGTTTTGCCGTCATTTTGCCGCTTTTGGCGGGGAATTGATTGACTGTCAGGTGTTGAACGCGCACACTGCCTCGCTTGGCGCGAGGGAAATTTCCCGGCGCAGTTTTTTACAGCAGCTCAGCGAGCTTCAGCGCCGACCGTTGGCGGCAGAGTGCTGGGCGGCGCAAGTGATACCCCCACAGCAGGTTTAA
- the infA gene encoding translation initiation factor IF-1, which produces MAKEDNIEMQGTVLDTLPNTMFRVELENGHVVTAHISGKMRKNYIRILTGDKVTVELTPYDLSKGRIVFRSR; this is translated from the coding sequence ATGGCCAAAGAAGACAATATTGAAATGCAAGGCACCGTTCTTGATACGCTGCCGAACACCATGTTCCGCGTTGAATTGGAAAACGGGCACGTGGTTACCGCTCATATCTCCGGTAAAATGCGTAAAAACTATATCCGCATCCTGACGGGCGACAAAGTCACTGTAGAGCTGACCCCGTACGACCTGAGCAAAGGCCGCATTGTCTTCCGTAGCCGTTAA
- the clpA gene encoding ATP-dependent Clp protease ATP-binding subunit ClpA produces MLNQELELSLNMAFARAREHRHEFMTVEHLLLALLSNPAAREALEACTVDLAALRQELEAFIEQTTPTLPASEEERDTQPTLSFQRVLQRAVFHVQSSGRSEVSGANVLVAIFSEQESQAAYLLRKHDVSRLDVVNFISHGTRKDEPGQAPNNAENPINEEQSGGEDRMENFTTNLNQLARVGGIDPLVGRDRELERAIQVLCRRRKNNPLLVGESGVGKTAIAEGLAWRIVQGDVPEVMADCTLYSLDIGSLLAGTKYRGDFEKRFKALLKQLEQDQNSILFIDEIHTIIGAGAASGGQVDAANLIKPLLSSGKIRVIGSTTYQEFSNIFEKDRALARRFQKIDITEPTPEETVQIINGLKTKYEAHHDVRYTAKAVRAAVELSVKYINDRHLPDKAIDVIDEAGARSRLMPVSKRKKTVNVADIESVVARIARIPEKTVSASDRDVLKNLGDRLKMLVFGQDPAIEALTEAIKMSRAGLGHERKPVGSFLFAGPTGVGKTEVTVQLAKALDIELLRFDMSEYMERHTVSRLIGAPPGYVGYDQGGLLTDAVIKHPHAVVLLDEIEKAHPDVFNLLLQVMDNGTLTDNNGRKADFRNVILVMTTNAGVRETERKSIGLIEQDNSTDAMEEIKKVFTPEFRNRLDNIIWFNHLSTAVIQQVVDKFIVELQAQLDAKGVSLEVSDEARDWLSVKGYDRAMGARPMARVMQENLKKPLANELLFGSLVDGGSVKVELDPDTQQLTYHFLSAQKRKADEGVH; encoded by the coding sequence ATGCTCAATCAAGAACTGGAACTCAGTCTCAACATGGCTTTCGCCAGAGCGCGTGAGCACAGACACGAGTTTATGACCGTGGAGCACCTGTTGCTGGCGTTACTGAGCAACCCTGCCGCGCGAGAAGCGCTTGAGGCATGTACGGTGGATCTGGCGGCGTTGCGCCAGGAGCTGGAAGCCTTTATCGAACAAACCACGCCGACGCTGCCGGCCAGCGAAGAAGAGCGCGACACCCAGCCGACGCTCAGCTTCCAGCGCGTGCTGCAGCGTGCGGTATTCCATGTGCAATCCTCCGGCCGTAGTGAAGTATCCGGCGCCAACGTGCTGGTGGCGATTTTCAGCGAACAGGAGTCGCAGGCGGCCTATCTGCTGCGCAAGCATGACGTCAGCCGTCTGGACGTGGTGAACTTTATTTCGCACGGTACGCGTAAAGACGAGCCGGGCCAGGCGCCGAACAACGCGGAGAACCCGATCAACGAAGAGCAGTCCGGAGGGGAAGACCGTATGGAAAACTTCACCACCAACCTCAATCAGCTGGCTCGGGTAGGCGGCATCGATCCGCTGGTCGGCCGCGACCGCGAACTGGAACGCGCGATTCAGGTACTGTGCCGCCGCCGCAAGAACAACCCGCTGCTGGTGGGGGAGTCGGGCGTGGGTAAAACCGCGATTGCCGAAGGGCTGGCGTGGCGTATCGTTCAGGGCGACGTGCCGGAAGTGATGGCGGACTGCACCCTGTATTCACTGGATATCGGCTCGCTGCTGGCGGGCACCAAATACCGCGGCGACTTCGAGAAGCGCTTCAAGGCGCTGCTCAAACAGCTGGAGCAGGATCAGAACAGCATCCTGTTTATCGATGAGATCCACACCATCATCGGCGCCGGTGCAGCCTCCGGCGGGCAGGTGGATGCCGCCAACCTGATCAAACCGCTGCTGTCGAGCGGCAAGATCCGGGTGATCGGATCCACCACCTATCAGGAGTTCAGCAATATCTTTGAGAAGGATCGCGCGCTGGCGCGGCGCTTCCAGAAGATCGATATTACCGAACCGACGCCGGAAGAGACCGTGCAGATTATCAACGGTCTGAAAACCAAATACGAAGCGCATCACGATGTGCGCTATACCGCCAAAGCGGTGCGTGCGGCGGTGGAGCTGTCGGTGAAATACATCAACGACCGTCATCTGCCGGACAAGGCGATCGACGTGATTGATGAAGCCGGCGCGCGCAGCCGTCTGATGCCGGTCAGCAAGCGCAAGAAAACCGTCAACGTGGCGGATATTGAATCCGTGGTGGCGCGCATTGCGCGCATTCCGGAGAAAACCGTCTCGGCGAGCGACCGCGACGTGCTGAAAAACCTGGGCGACCGCCTGAAGATGCTGGTGTTCGGTCAGGATCCGGCTATCGAAGCGCTGACCGAAGCGATCAAAATGAGCCGCGCCGGTCTGGGGCATGAGCGTAAGCCCGTCGGTTCCTTCCTGTTCGCCGGCCCGACCGGCGTCGGTAAAACCGAGGTGACGGTACAGCTGGCGAAGGCGCTGGATATCGAGCTGCTGCGCTTTGATATGTCCGAGTATATGGAACGTCATACCGTCAGCCGCCTGATTGGCGCGCCTCCGGGCTATGTCGGCTACGATCAGGGCGGCCTGCTGACCGATGCGGTGATTAAGCATCCGCATGCAGTGGTGCTGCTCGATGAGATCGAGAAGGCACACCCGGACGTGTTCAACCTGCTGCTGCAGGTGATGGATAACGGTACGCTGACCGATAACAACGGTCGTAAGGCCGACTTCCGCAACGTGATCCTGGTGATGACCACCAACGCCGGGGTGCGCGAGACGGAACGTAAATCCATTGGCCTGATTGAGCAGGACAACAGCACCGATGCGATGGAAGAGATCAAGAAAGTGTTTACGCCGGAATTCCGTAACCGTCTGGACAACATTATCTGGTTCAACCATCTGTCAACGGCGGTGATCCAGCAGGTGGTCGACAAGTTTATTGTCGAACTGCAGGCGCAGCTGGACGCCAAAGGCGTTTCGCTGGAGGTCAGCGATGAAGCGCGCGACTGGCTGTCGGTGAAAGGCTATGACCGTGCGATGGGCGCGCGTCCGATGGCGCGCGTGATGCAGGAAAACCTGAAGAAACCGCTGGCGAATGAGCTGCTGTTCGGTTCTCTGGTGGATGGTGGTTCAGTGAAGGTTGAGCTGGATCCGGATACCCAGCAGCTGACCTATCACTTCCTCAGCGCCCAGAAGCGTAAAGCGGATGAAGGCGTGCATTAA
- the clpS gene encoding ATP-dependent Clp protease adapter ClpS: protein MGNSNDWLNFEHLAEEKQIDAVKPPSMYKVILNNDDYTPMEFVIDVLQKFFSYDIERATQLMLTVHYQGKAICGVFTAEVAETKVAHVNRYARENEHPLLCTLEKA from the coding sequence ATGGGCAATAGCAACGATTGGCTGAATTTTGAACACTTGGCCGAAGAAAAACAAATCGATGCGGTAAAACCGCCGTCAATGTATAAAGTTATACTTAACAACGACGATTACACTCCGATGGAATTTGTGATTGACGTTCTGCAAAAGTTCTTTTCTTATGATATTGAACGCGCAACGCAACTGATGCTTACGGTGCACTATCAAGGCAAGGCGATCTGCGGTGTGTTTACCGCCGAGGTGGCGGAGACCAAGGTCGCTCATGTGAACCGTTACGCGAGGGAGAACGAGCATCCGTTGCTTTGTACGCTGGAAAAAGCCTGA
- the cspD gene encoding cold shock-like protein CspD, which translates to METGTVKWFNNAKGFGFICPEGGGEDIFAHYSTIKMDGYRTLKAGQQVRFDVHQGPKGNHASLIEPLESEAVT; encoded by the coding sequence ATGGAGACGGGTACTGTTAAATGGTTCAATAACGCCAAAGGTTTCGGCTTTATCTGTCCGGAAGGCGGTGGCGAGGATATTTTCGCTCATTATTCGACGATCAAAATGGATGGTTACCGGACGCTGAAAGCCGGTCAACAGGTCAGATTCGACGTGCATCAAGGCCCGAAGGGCAACCACGCCAGCCTGATTGAGCCGCTGGAAAGCGAAGCGGTAACCTGA